From Saccharibacillus brassicae:
CAGCCGACGAATAGGATCTACCCGCCTGTGCCTATCCAGCGAATCCCCACAAAAAAGGCGTCTTCCCTGAGCCAGATCCGCTCAGAGAGACACCTTATTCGTCGTTTCCAAAATCTCAATAATCCGTTTGGCGCTCTGCATCGGGCGCAGCTTCTCGATGTTCAGCCGGCTTTCCGCGCGGCGTCTCGCCAGTTCCGCGTATTCGTCCTCGTCGATCAGCCGGGACATCCATTTGCCGACGACCTCAAGCGAAGACAGCCGTTCTCCCCAGCCTTTGCTGGTGAAATACTCGCAGTTTTCTTCTTCCTGGCCGGGCAGCGGATTGTGGAACAGCATCGGGATCGCTTTGGCAAGCCCTTCGGTGCACGTCATGCCGCCCGGCTTCGTAATAAGCAGGTCGGACGCTTCCATCAGCTTGTCGATTTCTTTGGTATATCCGATCACGTGCACGTTCTCGTGCTGGAAGCGCGGATCTTTTTTGAGTTTGCGCATTCCTTTTTCGTTGCTGCCGACGCAGAAGACGAGCTGGATGTCCTGACGCCAGCGCGTGAGATACGGATTGAGCACGTCTCCGTTCATCAAGCCCCAACCTCCGCTCATGACGAGCACGGTCGGCATGTCCTTGAGGCCCATGTCCTGCAAAATGCCGGCTTTGACCGGATGTTCCCAGAAGCTCGGATGGACGGGAATGCCGGTCACATCGATACGAAACGGCGATACGCCGCGGTGCAGCACCTTGTTCTTGACTTCCTGCGTAGAGACGAGATAATGGTCGACGCCCGAACTGATCCAGGTGCCGTGCGCGTCGTAATCGGTAATGACGGTGCACAGCGGCACGCGGAGCCCCAGACGCTTGAGCCGGGAGATGACCGCGCTCGGAATCGGATGCGTGCAGACGACGAGATCCGGCTTGAGCTGCTCGATGACTTCGCGCGCGTGCGCGTAGAACAGCCGGTGCAGCGCGAGCGTCGTCAGGCGGTTGAGCGACTTCTTGTACTGCTGCTTGTACATCATGCTTACGAAACGGGGCTGCGTTACGACCGTTTTCTTGTAGGCGTTGATGAACAGCGGCGCGACTTTCGGGTTCAGAAAGCTTCCGAGTTCCAGCACCCGGGTCTGAACGTCGGGAGAAAGCTTGCGGAGGCTGCCGGACAGGGCGTAGGCGGCCCGCGTATGTCCGGTGCCGAAACCTTCCGACAGGATCAGCACTCTGTATTTGGACACGTTTTTCGTCACCTTTTTCGGAAAAGCCCGCCGCCTGCGCCGAAGGACGCGGGAAGACGGGCCGATTTTTCGATTCGCCTGTGTAGACAGGCTTCTTCTCCTTCTACGATAGCCTCTTTAAGGCCATAATGCAACCGTAAGCCAAGCGGTCAGGGAGCCGATCACGCCTCCCGCGAGCACGTCCGACGGGTAGTGCAGGCCGAGGTACATGCGGGACGTTCCTACAATTAAGGCGACGGGAAGCAGGATGACCGTGGTCCACGGGATCAGGATCATGAGCGGGACGGTTACGGAAAAGACGGCGGTCGTGTGTCCGGACGGAAAAGAATGGTCCACGAGCGGATTGCGAAACGTGTTCGTCTCCGGCAGCGCCAGATGCGGACGCACGCGCGGATACAGCTTCTTGGCGATCGCGACCGGAATATGGCTCACGGCAAGCGCGACGAGCGAGTGCAGAGCCGCGGAATTCCACGGAGCCGGAGCCAGCCAGGAGGCGAGGACGGTCGCCGAAATGGTGAAAGTGGCGCCGCCCAGATGCGTCAGGTAATAAAGCACGATACTGAGAACGCGATGGTGCAGACGTCCGTTTACCCATTTGAAAATGCGCTGGTCCAATTGGCTCAGCTTGATCAGCAGGCTACGCATGACATACCTCCGGAGAAAGAGCCCGGCGATTACAGAAGGCGACGGGACTATCTTTTTTTGCTGCCGGGGCTCGCCGGCTTGGGCGCTTTCCGTTCCGTGACGGCGCCGAAGCCGGGTCCGAGCAAAACGGCAGTTCGTAAGTGCGGCAACAATTTTGACTCTATCAACCCCGAATTATACAATGATTCAAGGCAATTATAATAGGGTTAAAAAAAATTAACCGAATTTGCCCAACTTTTATCAGGCAACTTGCGTTTATTATTCGGAGGCAGGGAGAACGGGAGGTGGGCCGGTTCCGAAAAGGCCGTACGCCACGGGACCAAAAGCTCGAAAGTCGGCGATATCCGCACCTAAACGGCGATGCGGAAGCGAACCGACCACCCGCCGCGGCGAATTCGGGCGCAAATGCTCGCTTTTTTGCCCCGCAGCGCGAATTCACGGTTTTGACAAATGGTCGCAAAATCGCCAGAATCGAAAAGAACGATTTCCTAAAAGTACAAAACAAAAATGGGTCATTCAAAGTCGCTATGGAACGCAAGGCACAGAGAATACACACACACAAAATCTTTCTGTGTACATAGGGGTAACAAAAAGGGGGTTCAACCAACCATGCTGCAAGCATTATTCATGACGCTCCAGGTGCTGCTGGCCGTAATCGGGGTTTACCAATTCGGCTTCGCACTGTTCGGGCTGTACAAAAAGAAACGGGAGAAGTCGTTCGATCCGCAAAAGTCGTTCGCCATTTTGGTTGCGGCGCACAACGAAGAAGAGGTCATCGGGGCGCTGATGGAAAACCTGAAGCACCTGAAATACCCGCGTGAGCTGTACGACGTATTCGTTATCTGCGACAACTGCACGGACAAGACGGCCGACATCGTGCGCGAGCACGGCTGGAACGCCTGCGTTCGCGTCAACCCGAACCTGCGCGGCAAAGGCTACGCAATCGAGTGGATGCTGGAAGAGCTCTGGAAGCTTGACCGCGAGTATGACGGCATCGTCATGCTGGACGCCGACAACCTGGCGCACCGCGATTTCCTGATCGGCATGAACGACGATCTGTGCAAAGGCGCCAAAGTCATTCAGGGTTATATCGACACGAAGAACCCGAACGATTCGTGGATTACGGCCGCTTACGGTATCTCGTACTGGTACATCAACCGGTTGTGGCAGCTGTCGCGTCACAATCTGAACATGGCCAACTTCCTCGGCGGCACGGGCATGTGCTTCGACAACAAGCTGCTCAAGGAAATGGGCTGGGGCGCAACGAGCCTCGTGGAAGATCTGGAGTTCACGATGCGCTGCGTCGAACGCGGCGTGTATCCGAAGTTCAACTACTACGCGAAGATTTACGACGAGAAGCCTTTGACGTTCAAAGCGTCTTCCGTTCAACGCCTGCGCTGGATGCAGGGACACTTCACCGTGGCGCGGAAATACTTTTTCCCGCTGCTGTGGAAGAGCATCCGCGATTTCAGCATCGTCAAGTTCGATATGGCGCTGTACGCGGTTAACGTGTACATCGTGCTGCTGACGCTGATGCTGACGGTCGTGCTGTACGGCGACATCGCGCTGTTCGGCGGTCCGCACCTGCTGACCATGTACGACTATTTGCCGCTGTGGGTAGCCGCAGGCGCCATCGTCGCACAGGTTGCCGTGTTCTTCGTCGCCATGATCCTGGAAAAGGTCAAATCGTGGAAAGTGTACGCGTACATGCTGCTCTTCCCGATCTACCTGCTGTCGTGGTTCCCGATTACGTTCTACGCGTTCTTCACGCAGAACAACAAGCAGTGGAGCCACACCAAGCATACCCGGGTCGTGCGCATCGACGAGATGCAGAGCGAACAGAGCTAAGCAGCCCGGCACGCTTCCGAATAATTCGGCAGATAAAAGTTTTGAAAAAGACTTTACATTCTGCCGATTATCCGGTATAGTAGTCAAAGTGTTGTTTAACCATTACTTTTCAACAAGGATTCAAAAGCAGAAGCTCCGCTTCTCACCTGCCCGGCACCGTCGGCTGGTTCCCGATCCGATCGTTTATGAAGATTACTCTCATGAAGATTGAAGATCACCGGGATGCGGACAGTTTGTCCGTATCCCTTTTATTATGGGCAAATAAGCCCTTGCAACAAACTCGATTCGGAGGTGGACGGTTATTAGTAAGGACCATATGATCAATGAGGAAATCCGGGCGCGCGAAGTACGCCTGGTAGGCGCAGAAGGCGAACAAATCGGAATCAAGCCGATTCGTGAAGCGCTTCAGATGGCAGCAGACCTGAATTTGGATTTGGTGAACATGGCGCCACAAGCGAAACCGCCGGTTTGCCGGATCATGGATTACGGCAAGTTCCGTTATGAGCAGCAGAAGAAAGACAAGGAAGCCCGCAAGAATCAGAAGATCGTCGAGCTCAAAGAAGTTCGCTTCAGCGCGAATATCGAAGAGCACGATTATCAGACGAAACTTCGCAACGTGGTGAAATTCCTCGAAGCCGGCGACAAAGTGAAATGCTCCGTGCGTTTCCGCGGCCGCGAGATCACGCACGCTTCGCTCGGCCAAAGAGTGCTCGAACGCGTTCGGAACGAAGTGGCGGAACTGTCCGTCGTCGACCGTCAGCCTAAGCTCGAAGGCCGCAGCATGATTATGATTTTGGGTCCGAAAAACCAATAGGGGGAAAGTACAATGCCTAAAATGAAAACACACAGCAGTCTGAAAGGCCGGTTCAAAATTACGGGTACCGGCAAAGTCACTCGTTACAGCTCGCACAAAAACCACCTGCTTTCGCACAAATCCAAGCGCGCAAAGCGTAACCTCAAAGCCGATCATTTGATGGCTCCGGGTGACGTTAAGCGTCTGGCACAAGGACTCAAGCAACTGAAATAGTCTCACACATAACCGACTGGGAGGTCTTTAGATATGGCAAGAGTGAAGGGCGGATTTGTAACACGTCGTCGTCATAAAAAAGTATTGAAGCTGGCAAAGGGTTATTTCGGTTCGAAACACCGCATTTTCAAAACCGCGAAAGAGCAAGTCAACAAATCGTTGGTGTACGCTTACCGCGACCGTCGTCAGACGAAACGCAACTTCCGCAAACTGTGGATCGTTCGTATCAACGCGGCAGCACGCCAAAGCGGACTTTCGTACAGCAAAATGATGCACGGCCTCAAACTGGCAGGCATCGACGTGAACCGCAAAATGCTGGCTGACCTGGCTGTAAACGACCTTACGGCGTTCAACACCCTGGCATCCGCAGCAAAAGAAAAAATCAACGCGTAACACGAGCGTCGACAAGGCTCCTTTCCCGAAATTCATATTTCGCGGCAGGGGCCTTTTTCTATGCGTAAAAAAAGATGGATTTGGGCCGCTTTGTTTAGCCCTTTAACGCGTTTAGACGATGGTTCCTTAAATGAAGAAAGAGATTGTTCGTTATTAAGTCACAACGCATGTAAAGTTTGACAAAGGTAAGCGGTATCATATCTGGAAATACGAATTTTATTTTTGAAACGCCTTTTTAACAGTAGATTTTGTCCGGTCCTGAATGTATAATCTGTAAAGCGAAAGCATACCTGATGAGAGAGACGGTTGCGGTCCGGGAACTCCGGAACATACGACAAGCGCTCGCCTTACGCAGGCAAAGATCCTAAGGGGGAACTATCCAAAATGAAAAAAGCTGTAAAATTCTCGATCTTCATGCTGTTGGCCTTCTCGCTCGTCTTGGCCGCATGCGGCAACAATAACAGCGGCGGCGGAACGGCTGCGACAGGCAGCGAAGGCGAAGCGGGCACGGCAGCCAAAAGCGATATCAAAATCGCGATGGTTACCGACACCGGCGGCGTAAACGACAAGTCGTTCAACCAAACTTCGTGGGAAGCTCTGCAAGCGCTTGAGAAAGAACAAGGCATTACGGTCAAGTACCTGCAAAGTAAAAGCGAAGCGGACTATCAGCCTAACCTCAACCAATTCGTCAAAGACGGATATAACCTCACTTGGGGCATCGGTTTCGCCCTCGAAAGCGCACTGAAAGATATCGCCGGCCAAAACCCGGATTCCAATTTCGCGATCATCGACGCGGCTGTTGACGCGCCGAACGTCGAATCCGTTCTGTTCTCCGAAAACGAAGGCGCGTTCCTCGTTGGCGTAGTTGCGGGCAAAATGACGAAAACGAACAAAATCGGCTTCGTCGGCGGTATGGATTCCCCGACGATCAAAAAGTTCGAAGTCGGCTTCAAAGCCGGAATCGAAGCTTCGAATCCTGAAGCGCAATTCACTTCCGTATACGCAAGCGGATTCGACAAGCCGGACGAAGGCAAATCGGCTGCGGCAACTCTGTACAACGACGGCGCGGACATCGTGTTCCAAGCGGCCGGCGGCACAGGAACAGGCGTATTCAACGAAGCGCTGGACCGCAAGAACCAAGGCCAGGAAGTATGGGTTATCGGCGTAGACAAAGACCAATCGATCGAATTCGGCACCGAAGTTACGCTGACTTCGATGATCAAGCGCGTAGACGTAGCGATGAAGACCGTTTCGCAGCAGGTCATCGACGGAACGTTCAAAGGCGGCACGATCACGACTCTGGGTCTTAAGGACGACGGCGTAGGCATTGCCGACACTTCGAGCGTCAACGTACCGCAAGAAGTGCTGGACGAAGTGCAATCGTACAAAGAAAAAATCGTGAACGGCGAAATTAAGGTTCCTGCCGAATAATCGTTATCCATGAAGATTTACATGATATAATACTTTCGACAAGGCCGGTTCCTTGAACCGGCCTTGTCGTTACGTTTACCGCTAAATCGAACACTTTGCGTCGGCCCGATCCCGTATTTTCTGCTGAAAAGGGGTAGGGTCGGCGCACTACTATGAAGAATGAAGGGTGATTCCATGGCTGCTGCAGCTCCCGTTGTCGAGTTAAAGCAAATAACGAAGCGTTTTCCCGGAATCGTCGCCAACGATTCGATCAGCATCCAGCTGCAAAAGGGCGAAATTCATGCCCTGCTCGGCGAGAACGGTGCAGGCAAATCGACACTGATGAATATCCTGTTCGGGCTGTATCAGCCGGACGAAGGCCACATCGAGATTAATGGGAACAAAGTCGCAATCGACAGTCCGAACAAAGCGATCGATCTCGGAATCGGCATGGTCCACCAGCATTTCAAGCTGGTTCAACCGTTTACCGTAACCGAAAATATCATTCTCGGCATGGAACCTGCCAAAGCGGGCATCCAGATCGATTACAAGACCGCTTCGGAAAAAGTGAAAAAGTTGTCCGACCAGTACGGATTCCATATCGATCCGAATGCCAAAATCGAAGATATTTCCGTCGGCATGCAGCAGCGTGTCGAAATTCTCAAAACGCTTTATCGCGGCGCGAACATCCTGATCTTCGACGAACCGACTGCCGTGCTCACTCCGCAGGAAATATCGGAATTGATCGAGATCATGCGCCGGCTCGTGGCCGAAGGCAAGTCGATCATCCTGATTACCCATAAACTGAAAGAAATCATGTCCGTCTCCGATACGGTGACGATCATTCGCCGCGGCAAAGTCGTCGACTCCGTCAAGACGAGCGAGACCAGCCCGTTCGAATTGGCCGAGAAAATGGTCGGACGGAACGTTTCGTTCAAAGTGGACAAAAAGCCGGCCGAACCGGGCGAAATGGCTGTCGAAGTCGAGAACGTATCGATCAAAAACAAAGACGGCATCGCGCTGCTCGACGGCATGACGTTTAACGTGCGCCGCGGCGAAATCGTCGGCGTCGCCGGCGTCGACGGCAACGGGCAGACCGAAATCATCGAAGCGCTGTCCGGCCTGCGCAAGATCGACAGCGGTTCGATCCGCCTCAACGGCAAAGAAATCGGCAGCCATACGCCAAGACAGATTTCCGAAGCGGGCGTCGGCCATATCCCGGAAGACCGGCACAAGCACGGTCTCGTGCTGGACTTTACCGTCAGCGAGAACATGGTGCTTGAGAGCTACTACAAAGAACCTTACACGAAGCGCGGCTTCCTGAATTTCCGCGCGATCAACGATCTGGCCAAGCGTCTCGTCGAGAACTTCGACGTGCGCACGCCGAGCATTCAGACCAAAGCGCGTTCGCTGTCCGGCGGCAACCAGCAAAAAGCGATCATCGCGCGCGAGATCAACAAAAATCCGGACTTCCTGATTGCGGCCCAGCCGACGCGCGGACTCGACGTCGGGGCGATCGAATTCGTGCAGTCGCAGCTGATCCAGCAGCGCGATCAGGGCAAAGCGGTCCTACTCGTGTCGTTCGAACTGGACGAAATTTTGAACGTGTCGGACCGCATTATCGTCGTCTATGAAGGCAAGGTCATCGGCGAAGTGCGTCCGGAAGAGACGAACGACCAGGAGCTTGGCCTGATGATGGCCGGCAGCCGGCAGGGAGGAACGCGAAAATGAATAAATTTCTGAAATGGTTCGCGAGCGATTCGGTCATCGTCTCGCTTGCGGCCATCGTCATGGGCCTGCTGCTTGGCGCCGTCGTCATGATGATCGGCGGCTACAACCCGATCACGGCTTACGGCGCGCTGATCAGCCGGGTCTTCGGCGATCCGTACGGCTTCGGCGAAGCGCTGCGGGAGATGACGCCGCTCGTCCTGACCGGCCTTGCGGTCGCGTTCGCGTTCCGCGCGGGCATGTTCAACATCGGCGCGGAAGGCCAGGTGCTTATGGGCATGACCGGCGCCTCGCTGATCGGCATCAAGCTGACCGGCCTGCCGGCGCTGATCCACGCGCCGCTTGCCATTATCGTAGGCGCCCTGTTCGGCGGACTGTGGGCGGCGCTTGCCGGCTACATCAAAGCCAAGCGCGGCGTCAACGAAGTCATCACGACGATCATGCTGAACTGGACGGCGCTGTTCCTGTGCAACTACCTCGTGCGCACCTTCCTGCTCATGCCGGGCAACCAGCGTTCGGTCGATATTCAACCGAGCGCTTCGATCTCGATCGGCTGGCTGTCGGAGATGATGGGCAACGCGCGCGTGCACTGGGGCATTCTGCTGGCCATGCTCGCTTCGACGTTCTTCTATTACTTCCTGTGGAAAACGAAGCAGGGCTTCGAGCTGCGCGCGGTCGGCAGCAACCCGGAAGCGGCGCGCTATGCCGGGATCAACGTCAACAAGAACATCGTCAAGGCGATGTTTATCAGCGGCGTGTTCGCGGGTCTTGCGGGCGCGTTCGAGACGCTTGGCGTCTTCCATTACCAGAGCGTCTACTCGTCCCTGCCGGGCTACGGCTTTAACGGAATCGCCGTGGCGCTGCTCGGGATGACCCATCCGTTCGGCGTACTTGCCGGCGCGGGCCTGTTCGGTACGCTGACGTACGGCTCCGCGGGCATGAGCTTCGATGCCGGCGTTCCGCCGGAAATTATCCAGATCGTCATCGGATCGATCATATTCTTTATCGCGGCGCAAGGGATCGTTCGCTTTATCCTCAAGCCCGTTTATAAGCGCAAGAAAGAGAAGGTGTTGTAATGGATCTTCTGATATTCGGCAACCTGCTCAATACGACGCTCGTCTTCTCGACCGCCCTGATCTTCGCCGCGCTCGGCGGATTGTTCTCGGAGCGTTCGGGCATCGTGAACATCGGGATTGAAGGTTTGATGGTCTTCGGCGCTTTTGCGGCGGCAGTCGGCACGCATTACGCGGAAGAAGCCGGCATGGGGAGCGGGGCTCCCTGGGTCGGCCTGCTGACCGCAATCGTGGTCGGCGTGCTCGGCTCGCTTATTCACGCCGTAGCGACCATTACGTTCAAAGCGGACCAGACCATCAGCGGCGTGGTCATCAACTTCCTGGCGACCGGCATTACGCTGTACCTCGTGAAGCTGCTGTTCGACGGCGCGGGCGAGACTCCGCTCCTGCTGCACCGTCTGGCGAAGTTGAGCTTCCCGGATCTGGCTTCGATTCCGGTCATCGGTCCGATTCTCGGCGTGGGCGTACTCAACTCGTACCCGACGACGTTCATCGCGATCATTCTCGTCTTCGTGACGTATTACGTCCTGTACAAGACGAAGTTCGGCCTGCGACTGCGGGCGGTCGGCGAACATCCGAGCGCGGCGGACACGATGGGCATCAACGTCAATCGTATGCGCTACATCGGCGTTATGCTGAGCGGCGCGCTGGCCGGTCTCGGCGGCGCGACGATCACGCTGACGACGACCGGACTGTTCTCGCACACGACGATCTCCGGTCAGGGCTTTATCGCCATCGCCGCGCTGATCTTCGGCAAATGGAACCCGCTCGGCATTTTGGGCGCGGCCATGTTCTTCGGCTTCTCGCAGGCGATCCGCAACTACGTGCAGCTGTTCGAATGGTCGGCCAGCATTCCGCAGGATTTCATCCTGATGCTGCCATACGTGCTGACCGTCATCGTGCTCGTCGTGGCGATCGGCAAGTCGAGAGCTCCGGGCGCGCTCGGGGAAGCGTACGACCCCGGCAAGCGCTGAGCCGGCATTCGGTTCGCGGTTTCGGCGCGTTCCGAATGTCTTCTTGGGGAATACCGACTCGAATTCCCGATATCTGGTTATCGCTAGGCATACAACCGCTTTTCTTCCGTTTTTTGATGGAGAAAAGCGGTTTTTGTCTTTCTCTGGCGGACATATCGACTGCCCCGAATGTATGCCGCCGTTCCGGTTTTTGTTTTTTGTTTAAAATAGGTGTTGACTTCGTTAAAACTAAAGTCATATAATAACCCTAACATTCAGCAACAAGCAGTATTGAATAACTGATCGGCTATGAAGAGGACGAAGTTTTAAGGGCTCTTTTGCCAGAGAGCGGGGAAGCAACACGCTGTAATCCACCGCCTTAATCCCTTATATACGAGCTCACCTCGGAGCCATTTTCCTGAACGGCGAACGTTCTTCCATGATCTTCGCGGAAGATAACGTCCGGTTACTAGGGAGAATCGTGAGGTTCGCGTTATGAACCGCGAGTTTGGAATCGGAGGTTTCGATTTCGGACCCGCTTGAGGCTGTGCACCGAGAGGTGTCGGCAAATTTGGGTGGTACCACGTGAGGATAATAACCTTTCGTCCCTCGAAGCAGATATCTGCTTTGTGGGGCGGAAGGTTTTTTGGTTTTTATAACGACTGCCCGACGCGCATCCGTACAACGAATAACGGAAAAACTCCGTTACGGCGGCCCTTTGCAAATCGACGATGTGAGATTGATGTGATATTTGGGAGGAGGAAGAACGATGAGCGCACATATGCCAGATGCACAATCGACGGAAGAGTTGAAAGAAAAATGGGTGGATAAACAAGAAGTCCTCACAGGTTCGGACATTCTTCTCCGCAGCCTCGTTCTCGAAGGCGTAAAATGCGTGTTCGGTTATCCGGGGGGAGCGGTGCTGTACATTTACGACGCCATGTACGGATTCAAAGACTTCCATCACGTACTGACCCGGCACGAACAGGGCGCGATCCACGCGGCCGACGGTTATGCCCGTGCAGCCGGCGAAGTCGGGGTCTGCATCGCCACTTCCGGACCGGGAGCGACCAACCTGGTAACCGGCATCGCGACGGCCTACATGGACTCCACGCCGCTCGTCATCATTACCGGCAACGTCGCTTCGACGCTGATCGGAACCGACGCTTTCCAGGAAGCCGATATCACGGGCATCACGATGCCGATCACGAAGCACAGCTACCTCGTACGCAGCGTCGACGAGCTTCCGCGCATCATTCACGAAGCTTTCCATATCGCGAACACGGGCCGCAAAGGTCCGGTCCTGATCGACATTCCAAAAGACGTGTCGGCCGCGATGACGTTGTTCCAGCCGCATACGGAGCCGGTGGCGCTGCGGGGCTATAATCCGCGGATGGCACCGAACAAGCTGCAGGTCGAACGACTGGCCGAAGCGATCTCCAACGCGGAACGCCCGCTGATCCTGGCAGGCGGAGGCGTCGTCTACTCCGGCGGCCACGAAGCGCTGCTGGAACTGGTCGAGAAAACGGGGATCCCGATCACGACCACGCTGCTCGGCCTGGGCGGTTTCCCGAGCGGGCATGAACTGTGGCTCGGCATGCCGGGCATGCACGGCACGTTCGCTTCGAACATGTCGATTCAGGAAGCGGATCTGCTGATCAGTATCGGAGCGCGGTTCGACGACCGGGTAACGGGCAAGCTGAACGGGTTCGCGCCGAAAGCCAAAATCGCGCATATCGATATCGACCCGGCGGAAATCGGCAAAAACGTCAAAACGGACATTCCGATCGTCGGCGACGTCAAAACGGTGCTGGAACTGCTCAACAAAACGGTCAAACGGGCCGAAAGCGCGGACGAATGGCGCTCGCAGCTTCAACAATGGAAAGCGGAGAAGCCATTCAGTTACAAAGACGATTACAAAGAAGACGAGATCGGATTGAAACCGCAGTGGGTCGTGGAACTGCTGAACGAGACGACGAACGGCGAAGCGATCGTGACGACGGACGTCGGCCAGCACCAGATGTGGGCCGCGCAGTATTACAAGTTCAACCATCCGCGCTCCTGGATCACTTCCGGCGGCCTGGGCACGATGGGCTTCGGCCTTCCGTCGGCGATCGGCGCGCAGATGGCGCAGCCCGATCGGCTGGTCATCTCGGTCAACGGCGACGGCGGCGTGCAGATGTGTTCGCAGGAACTCGCGATCTGCGCGATCAATAATATCCCGGTCAAAGTCGTCATCTTGAACAATCAGGTGCTCGGCATGGTTCGCCAATGGCAGGAACTGATCTACGACAACCGGTACAGCCATATCGACCTGTCCGGCAGCCCCGACTTCGTCAAGCTGGCGGAAGCCTACGGCGTCAAAGGATTGCGGGCGTCGACCAAGGAAGAAGCGCGCAGAGTGTGGCAGGAAGCGCTGGATACGCCGGGACCGGTCGTGATCGACTTCGTGGTCGAGAAAGGCGAGAACGTGTATCCGATGGTACAGCAGGGCAAGACGCTGGATCAAATGCTGATGGGGGACGAGTAAAGATGACGAATACGACGCATACCAAACATACCATCGCCATCCTGGTCAATGACCAACCGGGCGTCCTGCAGCGGGTATCGGGACTGTTCGGCCGACGCGGCTTCAATATCGAGAGCATCACGGTCGGCCAATCGGAAGAAAAAGGCATTTCCCGGATGGTTATCGTAAGCACCGGCGACGACAAAACGATCGAGCAGATCGAGAAGCAGCTGTACAAAATCATCGACGTCATCAAAGTCGTTGATCTCAGCGCCAATCCGATGGTCGGACGGGAACTCGCTCTCATCAAAGTAAAATCCGATCCGGGGACGCGGCCGGAGATCATGGGCCTCGTCGAGACGTTCCGCGCGGCGGTCGTCGACATCGGGA
This genomic window contains:
- a CDS encoding ABC transporter permease, producing the protein MNKFLKWFASDSVIVSLAAIVMGLLLGAVVMMIGGYNPITAYGALISRVFGDPYGFGEALREMTPLVLTGLAVAFAFRAGMFNIGAEGQVLMGMTGASLIGIKLTGLPALIHAPLAIIVGALFGGLWAALAGYIKAKRGVNEVITTIMLNWTALFLCNYLVRTFLLMPGNQRSVDIQPSASISIGWLSEMMGNARVHWGILLAMLASTFFYYFLWKTKQGFELRAVGSNPEAARYAGINVNKNIVKAMFISGVFAGLAGAFETLGVFHYQSVYSSLPGYGFNGIAVALLGMTHPFGVLAGAGLFGTLTYGSAGMSFDAGVPPEIIQIVIGSIIFFIAAQGIVRFILKPVYKRKKEKVL
- a CDS encoding ABC transporter permease translates to MDLLIFGNLLNTTLVFSTALIFAALGGLFSERSGIVNIGIEGLMVFGAFAAAVGTHYAEEAGMGSGAPWVGLLTAIVVGVLGSLIHAVATITFKADQTISGVVINFLATGITLYLVKLLFDGAGETPLLLHRLAKLSFPDLASIPVIGPILGVGVLNSYPTTFIAIILVFVTYYVLYKTKFGLRLRAVGEHPSAADTMGINVNRMRYIGVMLSGALAGLGGATITLTTTGLFSHTTISGQGFIAIAALIFGKWNPLGILGAAMFFGFSQAIRNYVQLFEWSASIPQDFILMLPYVLTVIVLVVAIGKSRAPGALGEAYDPGKR
- the ilvB gene encoding biosynthetic-type acetolactate synthase large subunit; this encodes MSAHMPDAQSTEELKEKWVDKQEVLTGSDILLRSLVLEGVKCVFGYPGGAVLYIYDAMYGFKDFHHVLTRHEQGAIHAADGYARAAGEVGVCIATSGPGATNLVTGIATAYMDSTPLVIITGNVASTLIGTDAFQEADITGITMPITKHSYLVRSVDELPRIIHEAFHIANTGRKGPVLIDIPKDVSAAMTLFQPHTEPVALRGYNPRMAPNKLQVERLAEAISNAERPLILAGGGVVYSGGHEALLELVEKTGIPITTTLLGLGGFPSGHELWLGMPGMHGTFASNMSIQEADLLISIGARFDDRVTGKLNGFAPKAKIAHIDIDPAEIGKNVKTDIPIVGDVKTVLELLNKTVKRAESADEWRSQLQQWKAEKPFSYKDDYKEDEIGLKPQWVVELLNETTNGEAIVTTDVGQHQMWAAQYYKFNHPRSWITSGGLGTMGFGLPSAIGAQMAQPDRLVISVNGDGGVQMCSQELAICAINNIPVKVVILNNQVLGMVRQWQELIYDNRYSHIDLSGSPDFVKLAEAYGVKGLRASTKEEARRVWQEALDTPGPVVIDFVVEKGENVYPMVQQGKTLDQMLMGDE
- the ilvN gene encoding acetolactate synthase small subunit, with protein sequence MTNTTHTKHTIAILVNDQPGVLQRVSGLFGRRGFNIESITVGQSEEKGISRMVIVSTGDDKTIEQIEKQLYKIIDVIKVVDLSANPMVGRELALIKVKSDPGTRPEIMGLVETFRAAVVDIGTNSLMVQVVGDTEKIDAMIELLSPYGIRELSRTGVTAMIRGNA